The proteins below come from a single Aegilops tauschii subsp. strangulata cultivar AL8/78 chromosome 6, Aet v6.0, whole genome shotgun sequence genomic window:
- the LOC109772338 gene encoding uncharacterized protein, translating into MGCSSSKNLDEEEAVKTCHDRRSFVKKAIAQRDLLASSHVAYLQSLRRVSLALFYCLAEDEHLYFLQDTAAQCTHRPCSPEKRAVLLVVNRLRQGGAPVHPLVGRWDGEAGAPEAAVVDGFFGVDPRLFRPPANDVPVSSPSHLPSAWDVFWVDPFSSLPTDRVGYVNHNHGVEEVRNADQEDGEMLELEEISEDGSNGEDESEKEEAHGHEQAERAQVVVAPREEEEKRVVGVSKKLRVRASAEVEQQSTPGRFTVFVDRPPASVAEAMRDIKGHFSKIAETAAEVSVLLEVVPYQKKVRPPAQRGDVEGGDGDEQVGTREASPEPFQLFQSHKESLDRLYAWEKKLYEEVRAGERVRLSYEKKVAQLRSQDANGAEPFAIERTRAAIRDLRTKLNISLASVDAVSRRIVAVRDDELLPQLAELIRGLARMWRVIGDAHRVMKRTADEASALLSSSAAGAEGGIRGPPPPPGPTRAATAAGALATELRGWRAALEAWAESQRGYAAALWGWARSCVKDGEDMPRLIVAWARAVEAVDVDAATRAVEGVAAEAAAIAAAARRRSSSAEEEPPNEEEGKRRVCVGLAAALGAIAEAGGLASAAYRELVAEMNDREREAEMAGRDDEPSIQNNPP; encoded by the exons ATGGGCTGCTCCTCGTCGAAGAACctcgacgaggaggaggccgTGAAGACGTGCCACGACCGCCGGAGCTTCGTCAAGAAGGCGATCGCGCAGCGGGACCTCCTGGCCTCCTCCCACGTCGCCTACCTCCAGTCGCTCCGCCGGGTCTCGCTCGCGCTCTTCTACTGCCTCGCCGAGGACGAGCACCTCTACTTCCTGCAGGACACGGCCGCGCAGTGCACCCACCGCCCGTGCTCGCCGGAGAAGAGGGCCGTCCTCCTCGTCGTCAACCGCCTGAGGCAAGGAGGGGCGCCCGTGCACCCGCTGGTGGGGCGGTGGGACGGCGAGGCTGGAGCTCCAGAGGCCGCCGTGGTTGATGGGTTCTTCGGCGTGGATCCTCGGCTCTTCCGTCCCCCGGCGAACGACGTTCCGGTTTCCTCGCCGTCGCACCTGCCGTCGGCGTGGGACGTGTTCTGGGTCGACCCCTTCTCTTCGCTGCCGACCGATCGCGTGGGCTATGTGAATCACAATCACGGCGTCGAAGAGGTGAGGAATGCTGATCAAGAAGATGGTGAGATGCTGGAGCTGGAAGAAATAAGCGAGGATGGCAGCAATGGTGAAGACGAATCAGAGAAGGAGGAGGCGCATGGTCATGAGCAGGCAGAGAGAGCGCAGGTAGTAGTGGCGCCAAGGGAGGAAGAAGAGAAGAGGGTGGTGGGTGTGAGCAAGAAGCTGAGGGTGCGGGCGAGCGCCGAGGTCGAGCAGCAGAGCACCCCCGGCCGATTCACCGTGTTCGTCGACAGGCCGCCGGCGAGCGTGGCGGAGGCCATGAGGGACATCAAGGGCCATTTCTCGAAGATCGCCGAAACCGCCGCCGAGGTCTCGGTGCTGCTGGAGGTCGTCCCCTACCAGAAGAAAG TTCGACCACCTGCTCAGAGAGGGGACGTCGAggggggcgacggcgacgagcaagTCGGCACCCGTGAAGCCTCGCCGGAGCCATTCCAGCTCTTCCAGAGCCACAAGGAGAGCCTCGACAGGCTCTACGCGTGGGAGAAGAAGCTCTACGAGGAAGTCAGG GCAGGGGAGCGCGTCCGGCTGTCGTACGAGAAGAAGGTGGCGCAGCTGAGGAGCCAGGACGCCAACGGCGCGGAGCCGTTCGCCATCGAGAGGACCAGGGCCGCCATCAGGGACCTCCGGACCAAGCTCAACATCTCCCTCGCCTCGGTCGACGCCGTGTCCCGGAGGATCGTCGCCGTCCGCGACGACGAGCTGCTGCCGCAGCTCGCGGAGCTCATCCGAGG GCTGGCAAGGATGTGGCGGGTGATCGGCGACGCGCACCGGGTGATGAAGCGCACCGCGGACGAGGCGAGCGCGCTCCTCTCATCCTCGGCTGCCGGGGCGGAGGGAGGCATCAggggcccgccgccgccgccggggccGACGCGCGCGGCCACCGCGGCGGGCGCGCTGGCAACGGAGCTCCGCGGCTGGCGCGCGGCACTGGAGGCCTGGGCGGAGTCGCAGCGCGGGTACGCGGCGGCGCTCTGGGGCTGGGCGCGGAGCTGCGTCAAGGACGGCGAGGACATGCCGCGGCTGATCGTGGCCTGGGCCCGCGCGGTCGAGGCCGTGGACGTGGACGCGGCGACCCGGGCCGTGGAGGGCGTCGCCGCGGAGGCGGCGGCCATCGCGGCGGCCGCGAGGCGCCGCAGCAGCAGCGCCGAGGAGGAGCCGCCGAACGAGGAGGAAGGGAAGCGGAGGGTCTGCGTCGGGCTGGCGGCGGCGCTGGGCGCCATCGCCGAGGCCGGCGGCCTGGCCTCCGCAGCGTACCGCGAGCTGGTGGCCGAGATGAATGACAGGGAGCGCGAGGCAGAAATGGCGGGAAGGGACGACGAGCCGTCCATCCAAAACAATCCACCGTAG
- the LOC109772339 gene encoding bZIP transcription factor RISBZ4 isoform X3, producing MKKCASELELEAFIRGRGLAAEQKPGSAAAGANGPYGLFSAADLSSAFGFADSQALNGTIQNHLWPQSPNLGARHPAVSTTIESQSSFYAASPTSATNLSIKESQAFGGTSGSDSDSESMFDDGGLCDNGTNPTDVKRMRRMVSNRESARRSRKRKQAHLVELETQVDQLRGDNASIFKQLTDANQQFTTAVTDNRILKSDVEALRVKVKLAEDMVARGAMSCGLGHLGLSPAALNPCRVPDVLAGLDFLPGGADDACFGSLSPAEQVQSSPMQSMASLESLEHSSRMQHGGGADAVDVWGWDSSSNGAMSK from the exons ATGAAGAAGTGCGCGTCGGAGCTGGAGCTGGAGGCCTTCATCCGCGGGCGGGGGCTCGCCGCCGAGCAGAAGCCCGGCAGCGCCGCCGCGGGCGCGAATGGTCCCTACGGCCTCTTCTCCGCCGCCGACCTCTCCAGCGCCTTCGGCTTCGCCGACTCG CAGGCCCTCAATGGAACCATTCAGAATCACCTGTGGCCTCAGTCCCCGAACCTCGGCGCACGGCATCCCGCAGTCTCCACGACAATCGAGTCGCAGTCGTCATTCTATG CAGCGAGTCCCACGTCGGCCACCAATCTGAGTATCAAAGAGAGCCAAGCATTCGGAGGCACGAGCGGCTCGGACTCCGACAGCGAGTCGATGTTCGACGACGGTGGCTTGTGCGACAACGGCACGAACCCAACGGACGTTAAGAGGATGAGACG GATGGTGTCGAACCGGGAGTCGGCGCGGCGGTCGAGGAAGAGGAAGCAAGCTCACTTGGTTGAGCTGGAGACGCAG GTGGATCAGCTCCGGGGTGACAACGCGTCGATCTTCAAGCAGCTGACGGACGCGAACCAGCAGTTCACGACGGCGGTGACGGACAACCGGATCCTCAAGTCGGACGTGGAGGCGCTGCGGGTGAAGGTGAAGCTGGCGGAGGACATGGTGGCGCGCGGCGCGATGTCGTGCGGGCTGGGCCACCTGGGGCTGTCCCCGGCGGCGCTGAACCCGTGCCGCGTCCCGGACGTGCTGGCCGGTCTGGACTTCCTCCCCggcggcgccgacgacgcctGCTTCGGCAGCCTGTCCCCGGCTGAGCAGGTGCAGAGCTCGCCGATGCAGAGCATGGCCAGCCTCGAGAGCCTCGAGCACAGCAGCCGGATGCAGCACGGCGGCGGCGCCGACGCCGTCGACGTCTGGGGCTGGGACTCCAGCTCCAACGGCGCCATGTCCAAGTGA
- the LOC109772339 gene encoding bZIP transcription factor RISBZ4 isoform X1: MKKCASELELEAFIRGRGLAAEQKPGSAAAGANGPYGLFSAADLSSAFGFADSQALNGTIQNHLWPQSPNLGARHPAVSTTIESQSSFYAAASPTSATNLSIKESQAFGGTSGSDSDSESMFDDGGLCDNGTNPTDVKRMRRMVSNRESARRSRKRKQAHLVELETQVDQLRGDNASIFKQLTDANQQFTTAVTDNRILKSDVEALRVKVKLAEDMVARGAMSCGLGHLGLSPAALNPCRVPDVLAGLDFLPGGADDACFGSLSPAEQVQSSPMQSMASLESLEHSSRMQHGGGADAVDVWGWDSSSNGAMSK, encoded by the exons ATGAAGAAGTGCGCGTCGGAGCTGGAGCTGGAGGCCTTCATCCGCGGGCGGGGGCTCGCCGCCGAGCAGAAGCCCGGCAGCGCCGCCGCGGGCGCGAATGGTCCCTACGGCCTCTTCTCCGCCGCCGACCTCTCCAGCGCCTTCGGCTTCGCCGACTCG CAGGCCCTCAATGGAACCATTCAGAATCACCTGTGGCCTCAGTCCCCGAACCTCGGCGCACGGCATCCCGCAGTCTCCACGACAATCGAGTCGCAGTCGTCATTCTATG CAGCAGCGAGTCCCACGTCGGCCACCAATCTGAGTATCAAAGAGAGCCAAGCATTCGGAGGCACGAGCGGCTCGGACTCCGACAGCGAGTCGATGTTCGACGACGGTGGCTTGTGCGACAACGGCACGAACCCAACGGACGTTAAGAGGATGAGACG GATGGTGTCGAACCGGGAGTCGGCGCGGCGGTCGAGGAAGAGGAAGCAAGCTCACTTGGTTGAGCTGGAGACGCAG GTGGATCAGCTCCGGGGTGACAACGCGTCGATCTTCAAGCAGCTGACGGACGCGAACCAGCAGTTCACGACGGCGGTGACGGACAACCGGATCCTCAAGTCGGACGTGGAGGCGCTGCGGGTGAAGGTGAAGCTGGCGGAGGACATGGTGGCGCGCGGCGCGATGTCGTGCGGGCTGGGCCACCTGGGGCTGTCCCCGGCGGCGCTGAACCCGTGCCGCGTCCCGGACGTGCTGGCCGGTCTGGACTTCCTCCCCggcggcgccgacgacgcctGCTTCGGCAGCCTGTCCCCGGCTGAGCAGGTGCAGAGCTCGCCGATGCAGAGCATGGCCAGCCTCGAGAGCCTCGAGCACAGCAGCCGGATGCAGCACGGCGGCGGCGCCGACGCCGTCGACGTCTGGGGCTGGGACTCCAGCTCCAACGGCGCCATGTCCAAGTGA
- the LOC109772339 gene encoding bZIP transcription factor RISBZ4 isoform X4: MKKCASELELEAFIRGRGLAAEQKPGSAAAGANGPYGLFSAADLSSAFGFADSALNGTIQNHLWPQSPNLGARHPAVSTTIESQSSFYAASPTSATNLSIKESQAFGGTSGSDSDSESMFDDGGLCDNGTNPTDVKRMRRMVSNRESARRSRKRKQAHLVELETQVDQLRGDNASIFKQLTDANQQFTTAVTDNRILKSDVEALRVKVKLAEDMVARGAMSCGLGHLGLSPAALNPCRVPDVLAGLDFLPGGADDACFGSLSPAEQVQSSPMQSMASLESLEHSSRMQHGGGADAVDVWGWDSSSNGAMSK; the protein is encoded by the exons ATGAAGAAGTGCGCGTCGGAGCTGGAGCTGGAGGCCTTCATCCGCGGGCGGGGGCTCGCCGCCGAGCAGAAGCCCGGCAGCGCCGCCGCGGGCGCGAATGGTCCCTACGGCCTCTTCTCCGCCGCCGACCTCTCCAGCGCCTTCGGCTTCGCCGACTCG GCCCTCAATGGAACCATTCAGAATCACCTGTGGCCTCAGTCCCCGAACCTCGGCGCACGGCATCCCGCAGTCTCCACGACAATCGAGTCGCAGTCGTCATTCTATG CAGCGAGTCCCACGTCGGCCACCAATCTGAGTATCAAAGAGAGCCAAGCATTCGGAGGCACGAGCGGCTCGGACTCCGACAGCGAGTCGATGTTCGACGACGGTGGCTTGTGCGACAACGGCACGAACCCAACGGACGTTAAGAGGATGAGACG GATGGTGTCGAACCGGGAGTCGGCGCGGCGGTCGAGGAAGAGGAAGCAAGCTCACTTGGTTGAGCTGGAGACGCAG GTGGATCAGCTCCGGGGTGACAACGCGTCGATCTTCAAGCAGCTGACGGACGCGAACCAGCAGTTCACGACGGCGGTGACGGACAACCGGATCCTCAAGTCGGACGTGGAGGCGCTGCGGGTGAAGGTGAAGCTGGCGGAGGACATGGTGGCGCGCGGCGCGATGTCGTGCGGGCTGGGCCACCTGGGGCTGTCCCCGGCGGCGCTGAACCCGTGCCGCGTCCCGGACGTGCTGGCCGGTCTGGACTTCCTCCCCggcggcgccgacgacgcctGCTTCGGCAGCCTGTCCCCGGCTGAGCAGGTGCAGAGCTCGCCGATGCAGAGCATGGCCAGCCTCGAGAGCCTCGAGCACAGCAGCCGGATGCAGCACGGCGGCGGCGCCGACGCCGTCGACGTCTGGGGCTGGGACTCCAGCTCCAACGGCGCCATGTCCAAGTGA
- the LOC109772339 gene encoding bZIP transcription factor RISBZ4 isoform X2 translates to MKKCASELELEAFIRGRGLAAEQKPGSAAAGANGPYGLFSAADLSSAFGFADSALNGTIQNHLWPQSPNLGARHPAVSTTIESQSSFYAAASPTSATNLSIKESQAFGGTSGSDSDSESMFDDGGLCDNGTNPTDVKRMRRMVSNRESARRSRKRKQAHLVELETQVDQLRGDNASIFKQLTDANQQFTTAVTDNRILKSDVEALRVKVKLAEDMVARGAMSCGLGHLGLSPAALNPCRVPDVLAGLDFLPGGADDACFGSLSPAEQVQSSPMQSMASLESLEHSSRMQHGGGADAVDVWGWDSSSNGAMSK, encoded by the exons ATGAAGAAGTGCGCGTCGGAGCTGGAGCTGGAGGCCTTCATCCGCGGGCGGGGGCTCGCCGCCGAGCAGAAGCCCGGCAGCGCCGCCGCGGGCGCGAATGGTCCCTACGGCCTCTTCTCCGCCGCCGACCTCTCCAGCGCCTTCGGCTTCGCCGACTCG GCCCTCAATGGAACCATTCAGAATCACCTGTGGCCTCAGTCCCCGAACCTCGGCGCACGGCATCCCGCAGTCTCCACGACAATCGAGTCGCAGTCGTCATTCTATG CAGCAGCGAGTCCCACGTCGGCCACCAATCTGAGTATCAAAGAGAGCCAAGCATTCGGAGGCACGAGCGGCTCGGACTCCGACAGCGAGTCGATGTTCGACGACGGTGGCTTGTGCGACAACGGCACGAACCCAACGGACGTTAAGAGGATGAGACG GATGGTGTCGAACCGGGAGTCGGCGCGGCGGTCGAGGAAGAGGAAGCAAGCTCACTTGGTTGAGCTGGAGACGCAG GTGGATCAGCTCCGGGGTGACAACGCGTCGATCTTCAAGCAGCTGACGGACGCGAACCAGCAGTTCACGACGGCGGTGACGGACAACCGGATCCTCAAGTCGGACGTGGAGGCGCTGCGGGTGAAGGTGAAGCTGGCGGAGGACATGGTGGCGCGCGGCGCGATGTCGTGCGGGCTGGGCCACCTGGGGCTGTCCCCGGCGGCGCTGAACCCGTGCCGCGTCCCGGACGTGCTGGCCGGTCTGGACTTCCTCCCCggcggcgccgacgacgcctGCTTCGGCAGCCTGTCCCCGGCTGAGCAGGTGCAGAGCTCGCCGATGCAGAGCATGGCCAGCCTCGAGAGCCTCGAGCACAGCAGCCGGATGCAGCACGGCGGCGGCGCCGACGCCGTCGACGTCTGGGGCTGGGACTCCAGCTCCAACGGCGCCATGTCCAAGTGA